The proteins below come from a single Poecilia reticulata strain Guanapo linkage group LG5, Guppy_female_1.0+MT, whole genome shotgun sequence genomic window:
- the LOC103464852 gene encoding olfactory receptor 13J1-like, whose translation MSSLLSLTNNTTSPYQSVLYRDTFTMAXVKNLIVVLVWLVLTYINCTLAATFFRHQTFYEDPRYILFIHMVINDGIQLTVTFTLFILSYIFYKINVSFCCFFILVAVFTTRNTPXNLAGMAIERYIAICKPLRYXQICTVRRTYAVIGLIWFICVAPDITDLFVSLATEPLSFFQHNSVFCLRENVFKDPILAQKRKAFDIIYFXCVFLTLXFTYLKILFAARALSTADTSAQKARNTILLHGVQLAMCLLSYISPSVEIALHIIFPGRSLEIRFANYLIVYILPRFLSPIIYGARDKKFKKYLRMDALRCSCKYKGKSVVPLNKDRM comes from the exons ATGAGCTCATTACTGAGTCTCACAAACAACACGACTTCCCCTTATCAG TCTGTGCTATACAGAGATACTTTCACCATGGCCTTSGTGAAGAACCTGATTGTTGTGCTGGTCTGGCTTGTCCTCACGTATATTAACTGCACCTTGGCTGCCACGTTTTTTAGACATCAG ACTTTCTATGAAGATCCTCGTTACATCCTCTTCATCCACATGGTGATCAATGACGGCATTCAGCTCACTGTGACCTTCACGCTTTTCATCCTCAGCTACATTTTCTACAAGATCAACGTGTcgttctgctgcttcttcatcCTGGTGGCGGTCTTCACCACCAGAAACACCCCARTCAACTTGGCCGGGATGGCCATAGAGCGCTACATTGCCATTTGCAAACCTTTGCGTTACTYTCAAATCTGCACAGTGAGGAGGACTTACGCAGTCATCGGACTGATTTGGTTTATATGTGTGGCCCCAGATATAACTGATCTGTTTGTGTCTCTGGCAACTGAGCCATTGAGCTTTTTCCAACACAACTCTGTGTTCTGTTTGCGGGAGAACGTGTTCAAAGATCCAATCCTGGCTCAGAAAAGGAAAGCCtttgatattatttatttttYatgtgtttttcttactttggYCTTTACCTACCTGAAGATCCTGTTTGCAGCCAGGGCGCTCTCCACAGCTGACACCTCAGCCCAGAAAGCCAGAAACACCATCCTCCTTCACGGTGTCCAGCTGGCCATGTGCCTGCTCTCCTACATCTCTCCAAGCGTGGAGATTGCTCTACACATCATCTTCCCGGGTCGAAGCCTCGAAATCAGATTTGCAAACTACCTGATTGTTTATATCCTACCTCGGTTCCTGAGCCCGATAATTTATGGTGCCAGAGACAAGAAGTTCAAGAAGTATCTCAGGATGGACGCGCTGAGATGCAGCTGCAAGTATAAAGGAAAGTCAGTGGTTCCACTGAACAAAgacagaatgtga